In Phocoena phocoena chromosome 3, mPhoPho1.1, whole genome shotgun sequence, the DNA window GGCAGTTCTCCCCAGAACTTTGGAGAGGTTTTATTGTCTTCTGGCCTGCATGGTCTCTGATGAGAAGTCAGGTGTTacagtattcttattttttttctctttatgaggaatgagtctttttttttttctctgaagttgAGGTTTTCTCTTTATCTGACTTTTAGCAATTTGATAAAGATGTACTATTATGTAGTCTTCTTTATGTTTCTCCTGACTGGAGTTTGTTAAACTTCTTGGATTTGTGGGTTTATTGGTTTCACCAAATACGGAAACATTCTGGTCATTTTTTCTTCaactatttttttcctgcctcaacCCTCCCGGGACTGCAATTCCACTTAGGCTAGAATGCTGGCTATTCTCCCACAGCTCACTGAGTtccattgtttgcttttgtttcttgatgttgctgtctttatttatttgagttccATTTGCTTCAGAAAttccatttgggttttttttttttttttgcaagtgttATTGAGGCGCAGTTTACCTCAAGTAAAACTCTCACTTTTAGTGTatagttctatgagttttataggcAGGTACAGTCATGAAACCACCACCATAATCAAATTGCAGAATATTCCATCACCCAAAAGCATTCCTTCATGTCCCTTTGTAGTCAATCCCTCGTCCCCAGCCCCATCTCCTGCCAACAGATCAATTGTCTGTCCCTATAATTTTGGCTTTTCCATGATGTCATACCCTTGGAGTCATAAAATATGTAGCTTTTTGAGTCCAGGCTTCCATCAGTCAGAATAATGgatttgaggttcatccatgttttcatttctaccagtagttctttctttttgctgctgAGTAAGGATGTACACAGCTGGTTCATCCATTTACCACCTGAAGGACATGTGGGCTGTTTCCagttgttgtgggttttttttttcttttctcatttatatgtaaaaccactataaacattcacataaaGGTTTGACTGTGAAGGTAAGTTGCCGTTGTTCTTGGACAAATACCCAGAAATGAGACTGCTAAATAATTGAATATTTAACTTCATGAGAAAGGGCCAAACTGTTTCCAACATGGCTGTACTATTTTTTACTGAGTTACAGTTGCTACAATTCTCACAATTGATTTTGCCTATTTGTCAACCATTCTAATAGGCAGGAGTgctgtctcattgtagttttaatttgcttttcactAAAGCCTAgtgctgagcatcttttttatgtgcttccttttcattagtacattttttttttggtgaaatatctcaagtcttttgcccatttttaattgggttgttctcCTAGTATTGAGttttagatttctttatatattatagatCCATTCCTTGATCAGAAATGTGTTTTGTAGATGTTTTCTCCTAGTTTTTGCcctgtcttttcatttacttaacaGTGTCTTCTGAGGAGCAGAAGACAGTAACCTTGATGAGAACTAATCTAACAATGTTTTCTctcatggatcatgcttttggtgtaatGTCTTTGCATAACCCACATTCACATGTAATTCCTCCCATGTTTTTATAGTATTGggctttacatttaggcctaTGGTCTATTTTTAGTTAAGCTTTGTATAAGGTGAAAGGTGTGAAGTTTCTTCTGTGTATATGGAAATCCAGTCTTCTAGAATCATGTGTAAAAAAGACTATCCCTTCTACATTGAATTGCCTTTAATCCTGTTTCGAAAATCATTCAGGCACATATGTGGGGGTCCATTTCTGAGCACTCTGCTGGGTCCTATTGGGCTATGTGTGTACACGTTCACAGGCACTACACCGTCTTCACTGCTGTGGTTTTCTGTACGGTGAGCCTTGAAATCAGGGCGTGTGAGTCCTCCaagtcttcattttcaaaattcttttggcTATTTACTTGCTTTACCTTTCCGTACAAAATTTTGAAGAACCATGGCATTTTGTACAAAATCGTATAAAAATCAGGATTACATTGAGTCTGTGGACCAATCTGGATGGAACTGACAGTAATAGTCTTCTaatgtcaatattttatttagattttatttgaatTCTCCAAGTGTTTTACAATTCTAAGTATACAGAACATGCCTAATCTTgctatttaaatatatcatggttttggtgctattataaatagtatttaaatcTCAGATTCTATTCATTCCTGGCCAGTATATACAAAGATCTCTCTCACTATATGAATAGAGAAAACATGAAATGTTTCTGGTAGTGTCATAGTGAAGTCAAATCTTAGGATACGAAACTTATTTAATGATCTAAACAGGGGATTGGCACTCTTTTCCTGCAAATACAGCcccaatagtaaatattttaggttttccaGGTCATAAGGTTTCTGATATAACTACTCAGCTACTACTTTGGCTGCTGTAGGTTTAACAAAACATAAATGAACGGCATGGCTGTTttccaataaagttttatttacaaacATGGGTTGCAGGCTGCATCTGGCCTGTGGATTGTAATTTGCTGCCTTCTGACCTAAACCGACTTTTCTGTTGTGCTACAATCCCAGGGCTCTAAATGCTGGTCCGTCCGGGTATCGGGAAGTAGATGAGCTGCGAGGGGTTTGGTCATGCTCTTATCTTAGATCAAACAGAGGCTGATAACCCCAGGAGAGAAGGATGATTCAAAAACTCATCAGGCTGTGACCCCGTACAGGCGACACCAGGACACTGCGTACCACTGGCTCCAGGTTGCAGTCCGCAGAGTCCACAGCAGTAGCGCATACCCactgcacacacacgtgtgcacacacacacgcactgcaCCCATGCATGCACTACACACAGttcacacatgcatgcacactgCACCCATGCACACATGGACACACGTGTGAGTACACACTTCTCAAGTCTCAGACTAAGGATGACACACATATTCAATCAATGCCCAAAATacctttatatatgtataaacaagtTACATTTCCCTTGACTTAAAGACTGCTATCACGGCCTTCCCTGCTTATCCTGGAGATGGGAATGTTGAGAACACGTGTGTGAATCCACAGGGAAGCAGCAGTGTGGCTGAACGCAGAGACAGGGCCGAGAGAGAGCCAACGCACAGGGTGGTCTTCTAAAGAACCTGCATTCTGACGTGGGATAAAGCCAGCTTTCCCTCCCCCCCGATGTTCGGTCCTCTGCCCGAGCGCAAACACAGGTTGCGCAGGAGCTAAGAAGGACACGTTCCCAGGTGGGTCTCAGGCTTGGCCGGATCCTGAGCCACAAGGTGGTGAGACGCAGGCCGCCGAGTCCACAACACCCGAAGGTCAGCAGGACGGAGGCTACAGAATGtttacttgttattttcctttcgACGAGGCAGCACCGTCTCCCGGGCAGGGATTTCCCAGCCCGAGGGCTACATGTGTCTCTGCTTGTGCTTCGGGTTGGTCTTGCAGTAGACGAACCAACGCCCGCGCCTCTTGACCAGGTAGCAGCCCTTGCACCGCTTCTTGAGGACGCCCTTGGTCTTGAAACCCAGGGCTGGCTGCTGCAGGCCGAGTACCAGGCGCGCGGAGAGGAGCGCGGCCGCCGGGCTGGGGGGCGCACCGACCTGACGGCAGGCGCGCGGGTGGCACGGCGCGAGCGAGGAGAGCGGGAGGCCACCCAGGTGCAGCAGGGGGCCCACGGCGGAAACCACTTTCCTTAGGAGAGCGGTGGCCATGTCGCGGCTGGATCTAGGGAGAAAGAGGCAAAGTTGTCACAGCTGCCGGTGGCTCCTGCCCGCGAGAAAACCTCCTTCCCCGCGTCCCTGCCCTCGGGACACAGGCCGCGGGTCCGGGAATCTGCGCGCCCCCCGGGAGGGCACGAGAGCGGCGAGCGGCACCGTGTCTCCGCCCGGCGCCGAGACCCCCACCCGGCCGCCGGGGCCAGACAAGGCCCGCGTCCACGTGACCCCGTGGCGGGCGGGCCGCGGGCTGGAGCAGAGGGCACGAGGTCCGGAACGGTGTCCGGCTAGAAGGGATCACCCGTGCGGCCGCTTCCCACCGCAGTGACCTCCGCCCGCGTCCCACCCGGGCAAGCCGAGGCCAGGGGTCCCCAGAACGCGCCCTTCCTGAGCCCGGAACCCCCGCCGCCTCCCCTGCCCCTCGGGATCCCCGGAACACCCCACGACCCCCACCTTGAAAGAGTGAGTCCGGGCCCGCCAGCAGCCCGCCTCGCCAGCCCCTGCGCCTGCGCCCTCGGTAGCGCCTGCGCAGTGGGGCGGAGATGCCGTCGCCCGGAGTGTCCGCCAGGAAGGAAGATGGCAGCAGGGTCACGTGGCGGTCCCCTCGGGGCTGGGCGCAGAGGCGGAGCCACGTGGGTGCGGGAGTCGCGGAGCGCCGGGCTCCTCCCCGGCTGCTTGCCTTTCCCTTTCCCGGTCCCCTGCATACCCAGCCCGCCCCCCACTCCCGGGACCCTGCGCCCTCCTCCCGGGACTCCCCCAGCCCTGTGGGCCACCGGGCGGCTAAGGTTTGGGGGGCGCtcccgggggcgggggagggatgaaaaatgggaagaaaagtaggtattttgaatgaaaaagaagtcacaaccaagtagactttttaaaaagctgataaaTATCAATGTCAAAACAAAATCTAGAAAAACCTCATGTTTGTATTAAGTGGACATGCTGGGAGAAATGTGGCGAGGCTCAGGGGAACGCATGGAAATGGGCCCTGGTTCTAACTGACTGTAGTTAAATTTATTTCCTCCAACATCTTATTATGAAAACTTTCAAACACagagaaaagttgaaagacaCTGATGGCGAACACCCACGTACCCACTGCCCAGATTCCACAGTGAAATCGCCACACGTCTTTCCAGGCTGTGTCTGCGTGGACACAACTACTTTCCACGCACACGAAGGTGAGCTGCACACGGGGTGCACCTGCGCGCCGCCCTGGCACCGCACGCGCACCCCTGACCCGGCTGCAAGCTGTGgcccctgcccaggtgagctcggGCCTGCCTCTGAGCATGCGTCCGTGGACACCTTTCCGATCCGGGAGGTATTCTGGGCACTGTCGCCTCTCATCGCCACACCGCCCTGGAGTCCAGGCTGTGGGTGCCCTCAGCTCCTGGGCAGTGGGATGCGCGACTCCACCCCAGCTCTGAGACTGCTCCCTGTGCCCACCGCCCTCGCCCATCGGGGGCTGGCCGTGTGAGCTGACCATCCCGACGGGTCTCTGCACAGGCCGTTTGGAGGAGGCCATGAGGGGCAGGAGAGAAGCAGGGCCGGGGCCGCGAGCCAGCGTCCTGCTCAGGTGTGCTCCAGAGCAGCGGGCATTTCGGGGCTAACCTGCGTGAGGGATGCCATCGGCTGCGCTTTACTGGCAGTTTCATTGGGCTCTGCTGCAGAAACCCCAGAACCGCAAAGAAATGCGCTCTGTCCAACATGATGTACTTCCAGTTTCCTCTAAGCAAGGATTCATCTCTAACATTCACAACATTCAACATGTAACTCCCCATGATTATCCGTTACCATCGAAGGTAAGCACTGCATCTTCCGTTTCCatcctcccctgccctgcccctggtaAGTGGAGCATCACTAAGTGCTAAGGTTGCGCGGAGCGTCCCCGCTTATCCGGGCTGAGCCCCCGCCCGCCGCTGCACCAGCCGGCCGCACCTGCCTGACCGCACCGCGCGTGCGTGCCTCACCGGGCGAGGTAAAtccgggccgggggcggggcgggtccCTGCGGACGCCGTGCGCATGCGTCGGCGCTCGGCGCGTCGGTGCGCGGGGTCGAAGGTCAGCCTGAAAGATGGCGGCGGCGGTGACCTTCCTCAGGCTGCTGGGCCGGGGAGGCGCGGCGGCGCGGAGCCTGCCCGGGGCCGCCAGGTGCTTCGGGGTGCAGACCTTGCCGGCCGGGGAGAAGGTCACGCACACCGGCCAGGTAACCCCTGCGGCGCGGAGAGCGCCCTCCCCCTCGGGGCGCCCAGGTGGGCGGAGCCCCGGCTCGGCCCCCGTGTCCCCGGGGTCCAGCGCCCCGGTGCCCCCTGTGCCCCAAGCTCAGTGCCCGTGGTCCAGTCGTCCAGCACCCCGGTCCCTCCTGTTCCCCCGGCCCAGCACCCGGGTCCCACGGTCCAGTCCCTCGGGGCCCCGGGCCCCGTACCCTCAGTCCAGTCCCCCAGTGCTCCTGACGCCCCAGACCCAGCGCCTGCGGTCCCGTCCTCGGTCTCCCCCTCCGTCCGGGGCCCCGGGCCCACTACCCGCAGGGGTACCGAGTGGCTGTCTGCAGCCACTGTGGTCTCATCCTCGCAGCGAACTCGGATACAAGACTGTTATCCCGGGGTAGCGCCTTGGTCACTGGGGAGAACTCCGGTGGAGTCAGAAATTAGCAATTCTGTGCGTCCGATCTCCTCATGTTTGCGGAATGTTGAATACCACATTTTAGTAACTCGAGGGTCCGCTGTCGAGTTACTGAAGTACAAACCCGGCGTTAGGCTATGATCCTCAGCCCAAAGATGACGGAGGGAGTACCTGTGTTGCTAAAAAAGGCCACGGAGCAGGttcagagaggaaggaagctcCGGGGCCTCTGAGATCGAAGGCGGGTGTCCCCCTCCGCCAGGACTGCCCTCCTCTGCTCCTTCCCTACCTTTTGCTACTTCCAATTCAGACTACTGCCTGACGTCCCGTTAGGAATCCTGCTGAAAAACGCCCCTGGGCGCGCAACTACACTTACTCCTGGTGTGTGTGATCGTGAATGGCCTAAACGTTAAGAAAACACTTTTCCTGAAACGTTTATGATTGGTATAAGATACAGAATCGGGCCGTAAAAAATCACATAcggtcttttccttttcaggcttATGGCAATAAAGACTACAGGAAAGTTCGATTTGTAGGTCGTCAGAAAGAGGTGAGTGAAAGGTCTGGCAAAAGAGAGGTGAGCTTTCTAAAACTTTTTATAacgaagaagaaataaatactaaTCTGTAAAATTTAGgtaaattctccccaaattgcgAGCACGCTAGAATCTCTGGAATCCTGCATTTCTTCTACGTGTTAAACACGTCCAGTTCTGTTCTGGTCTTTTCCCCCTGAGATATGTAACACGACATCTTGTGCGTATAGTTTTAGCTTACGTGTAAATGGGAGTGACCTTTTCTTTCACTTCTGTGCCTTATACTTGAGAGACTCTCAGGTTAAAGCAGAGTCCCATCGATGTTTTAAAATGACTCTTTCAGTCACTTTTTGGAGTATGTTTTCCGTGGTTCACAGCATATCGATTAGGCTGGTTCTTTCAGGGACTTTCGCTGACAAGCTGAAGACAGCACGTGGGTGGGTCTTCCCTGAGTGGGTCTGAAACACCCGTGCAGCCGCTGGACACTGGAATCCTTTCGCCTCGGTGGCCTGCTTTCTTCCCACTTCCTCTCTCCCGTGCCTGCCACCTCAGAGGGAGTCCTCACCGCCCTGGCTCaggcctccctccacccctccccagcagTCACCTGGCGCCACTTCTCCCCTTCAGGCAGCCTGTTGATTCTTCCTGCCACCCTCAGCTGTCCCTAAGTCGCATCTCCCCTCCCTTTGACCTTGGTTACGTTGTCCATCCCCAGGGTCTGGTTTCCTACTTCCCACTTTGAGGGTGTCGTGGGGTGAGGAGTCTGGCCCCCTGGATGGAGCAGTTCCAGCAGGTGCATCCTGAAGCCCTGGGGTCGACCCTGCCCCCGGCTTTCCATCTCTGCCTGTCATACTCCTCTCTCCTGGGAATTCTACCGTGGCTTCAGGACGCACCTTCTGCGTCGGGGAGCAACTTAAACACCGAACCAGACATTCCAGAGTTCGTGAGGCCAGTAACGTGTGAATGGAGGGGGCAGTGCTGGTGATGTCACCTCGCTCGTCAGCTCA includes these proteins:
- the MRPL36 gene encoding large ribosomal subunit protein bL36m is translated as MATALLRKVVSAVGPLLHLGGLPLSSLAPCHPRACRQVGAPPSPAAALLSARLVLGLQQPALGFKTKGVLKKRCKGCYLVKRRGRWFVYCKTNPKHKQRHM
- the NDUFS6 gene encoding NADH dehydrogenase [ubiquinone] iron-sulfur protein 6, mitochondrial produces the protein MAAAVTFLRLLGRGGAAARSLPGAARCFGVQTLPAGEKVTHTGQAYGNKDYRKVRFVGRQKEVNENFAIDLIAEQPVSEVGSRVISCDGAGGALGHPKVYINLDKETKTGTCGYCGLQFRQSCH